One stretch of Streptomyces sp. NBC_01142 DNA includes these proteins:
- a CDS encoding PadR family transcriptional regulator, translating to MSIRHGLLALLEHGPRYGSQLRTEFESRTGATWPLNVGQVYTTLNRMERDGMVAQSGEDDAGHALYVITELGRTELRSWFETPVDRSSPPRDELAIKLAMAVGAPGVDIRSVIQSQRHHTVKAMQDYTRLKAQALAAIESGGSQERDDVAWLLVLEQLIFQTEAEARWLDHCEVRLIRLSAAAERGAGHTTAASSTSPSAQPAATSAQPASPASPAHARPAQPT from the coding sequence ATGTCCATCCGTCACGGGCTCCTTGCCCTCCTTGAGCACGGCCCTCGCTACGGCTCCCAGCTCCGCACGGAGTTCGAGTCGCGCACCGGTGCCACCTGGCCGCTCAATGTCGGCCAGGTGTACACGACCCTCAACCGCATGGAGCGCGACGGCATGGTCGCCCAGAGCGGCGAGGACGACGCCGGCCACGCGCTCTACGTGATCACGGAGCTCGGGCGCACCGAACTGAGGAGCTGGTTCGAGACGCCCGTGGACCGCAGCAGTCCGCCCCGTGACGAGCTGGCCATCAAGCTCGCGATGGCGGTCGGCGCGCCCGGAGTGGACATCCGTTCCGTCATCCAGTCGCAGCGCCACCACACCGTGAAGGCGATGCAGGACTACACCCGGCTCAAGGCGCAGGCACTCGCCGCGATCGAGAGCGGGGGCTCGCAGGAGCGCGACGACGTGGCCTGGCTGCTGGTCCTGGAGCAGCTGATCTTCCAGACGGAGGCCGAGGCGCGCTGGCTCGACCACTGCGAAGTACGGCTCATCAGGCTCTCCGCGGCGGCCGAGCGGGGAGCCGGGCACACGACGGCCGCTTCTTCCACCTCACCCTCGGCGCAGCCCGCGGCCACGTCGGCACAGCCCGCGTCTCCTGCGTCTCCCGCGCACGCGCGGCCTGCGCAGCCGACCTAG
- a CDS encoding protein kinase, translating to MSQDGAQGRYAGGSVAGGRYQLRDLLGEGGMASVYLAYDSALDRQVAIKTLHTELGREQSFRERFRREAQAVAKLSHTNIVSVFDTGEDELDGSMMPYIVMEYVEGQPLGSVLQADIQQYGAMPADKALKVTADVLAALETSHEMGLVHRDIKPGNVMMTKRGIVKVMDFGIARAMQSGVTSMTQTGMVVGTPQYLSPEQALGRGVDARSDLYSVGIMLFQLLTGRIPFDADSPLAIAYAHVQEEPVAPSTINRSVTPAMDALVARALKKNPNERFPSAAAMRDECARVAGAGQTGAPVIIGGAPSSSGAGVGSAVFPPLDQSTPAPQSVQTPYQPGPYGPPTPTPAPAPAPQYGYPHTSAPVYQTPAPMSSTPPPYTIAPQPTASGGPGGGGGKRNTPVIVGAIAVALLAIGGLVAAVALNKEADEGDDADPSTSESVEAGHKGPERHRTMKTTDCSDARESSYDPSKVVAPNFVYKDILSVKACAQTMGWKIEVKESDNSQWGEDVVLSQFPLADSDISEENASFTLEVSTGDPE from the coding sequence ATGAGCCAGGACGGCGCACAGGGCCGCTATGCGGGTGGTTCCGTAGCGGGCGGCCGGTACCAGCTTCGCGACCTGCTCGGCGAAGGCGGCATGGCCTCCGTCTATCTGGCGTACGACTCGGCGCTGGACCGCCAGGTCGCCATCAAGACGCTGCATACGGAGCTGGGGCGCGAGCAGTCCTTCCGCGAGCGCTTCCGGCGTGAGGCGCAGGCCGTCGCCAAGCTGTCGCACACCAACATCGTGTCGGTCTTCGACACCGGTGAGGACGAGCTCGACGGTTCGATGATGCCGTACATCGTCATGGAGTACGTGGAGGGCCAGCCGCTCGGATCCGTACTGCAGGCGGACATCCAGCAGTACGGCGCGATGCCGGCCGACAAGGCGCTCAAGGTCACGGCCGATGTGCTGGCCGCCCTGGAGACCAGCCATGAAATGGGCCTGGTCCACCGCGACATCAAGCCCGGCAACGTGATGATGACCAAGCGCGGCATCGTCAAGGTGATGGACTTCGGCATCGCGCGCGCCATGCAGTCGGGCGTCACCTCGATGACGCAGACCGGCATGGTCGTCGGCACGCCGCAGTATCTGTCGCCCGAGCAGGCGCTGGGCCGCGGCGTCGACGCACGGTCCGACCTGTACTCGGTCGGCATCATGCTGTTCCAGCTGCTGACGGGGCGGATCCCGTTCGACGCGGACTCGCCGCTGGCGATCGCGTACGCGCATGTGCAGGAGGAGCCGGTCGCTCCGTCCACGATCAACCGCTCCGTCACTCCGGCGATGGACGCGCTGGTCGCCCGCGCGCTGAAGAAGAACCCGAACGAACGCTTCCCGAGCGCCGCCGCGATGCGCGACGAGTGCGCGCGGGTCGCGGGCGCCGGGCAGACGGGCGCGCCGGTGATCATCGGCGGTGCGCCGTCGAGCAGTGGCGCGGGGGTCGGCTCCGCGGTCTTCCCGCCGCTGGACCAGTCGACTCCGGCGCCGCAGAGCGTGCAGACGCCGTACCAGCCGGGTCCGTACGGTCCGCCCACGCCGACTCCGGCTCCGGCTCCGGCTCCGCAGTACGGCTATCCGCACACGTCCGCGCCGGTGTACCAGACGCCCGCACCGATGTCCTCGACGCCGCCTCCGTACACGATCGCGCCGCAGCCGACGGCTTCCGGCGGCCCCGGTGGCGGTGGCGGCAAGCGGAACACTCCGGTCATCGTGGGAGCGATCGCGGTTGCCCTGCTGGCGATCGGCGGCCTGGTCGCGGCGGTCGCGCTGAACAAGGAAGCGGACGAGGGCGACGACGCCGACCCGAGCACGAGCGAGTCGGTGGAAGCGGGCCACAAGGGGCCGGAGCGGCACCGGACCATGAAGACGACGGACTGCTCGGACGCCCGGGAGAGTTCGTACGACCCCTCCAAGGTGGTTGCGCCGAACTTCGTCTACAAGGACATCCTCTCGGTCAAGGCATGTGCCCAGACCATGGGCTGGAAGATCGAGGTGAAGGAGTCCGACAACTCGCAGTGGGGCGAGGACGTCGTGCTCTCGCAGTTCCCCCTGGCGGACTCGGACATCTCCGAGGAGAACGCGAGCTTCACTCTTGAGGTCTCCACCGGCGATCCGGAGTAA
- a CDS encoding protein kinase has translation MAPEPEAGGGGVPDAADAWGIDGLVGDGRYRMTHRLGRGGMAEVFAAEDVRLGRTVAVKLLRADLAEDPVSKARFTREAQSVAGLNHHAVVAVYDSGEDVVGGQTVPYIVMELVEGRTIRDLLVSAEAPPPEQALIIVSGVLEALAYSHQHGIVHRDIKPANVIITHSGAVKVMDFGIARALHGAQSTMTQTGMVMGTPQYLSPEQALGKAVDHRSDLYATGCLLYELLAMRPPFTGETPLSVVYQHVQDIPVPPSEVSDVVPPELDGLVMRSLAKDPDDRFQSAEEMRGLVQYALQMLQQQGSHTGAWNTGPVGMHEGALTPAMGVTGPTAMMGHPVHGETSQGPILPPMNPDDGGYDGGHRNGRGGRGKMWLFAVFAMIAIAAGVAFALDKAKDPGTKPKDETSVSETPAKPDETPTPSDEETEPSEQPDPTDDGQKPSYTPSYTPSYTPSYTPSDPPTPTDDPTTADPTEPTGDPTDDPTTADPTEPTGDPTGDPADPGGNL, from the coding sequence ATGGCACCCGAACCCGAAGCAGGCGGCGGCGGAGTGCCGGATGCTGCGGATGCCTGGGGCATCGACGGGCTGGTCGGCGACGGCCGCTACCGCATGACGCACCGTCTCGGACGCGGCGGTATGGCCGAGGTGTTCGCGGCGGAGGACGTACGGCTGGGCCGTACCGTCGCAGTCAAGCTGCTGCGCGCAGATCTGGCCGAGGACCCCGTCTCGAAGGCCCGCTTCACCCGCGAGGCCCAGTCGGTCGCCGGCCTCAACCACCATGCGGTGGTGGCGGTCTACGACTCCGGCGAGGACGTGGTGGGCGGCCAGACCGTCCCCTACATCGTGATGGAGCTCGTCGAGGGCCGCACCATCCGCGATCTGCTGGTCAGCGCGGAGGCCCCGCCGCCCGAGCAGGCGCTGATCATCGTCTCGGGTGTGCTCGAAGCGCTCGCGTACTCGCACCAGCACGGCATCGTGCACCGCGACATCAAGCCCGCCAACGTCATCATCACCCACTCCGGTGCGGTGAAGGTGATGGACTTCGGCATCGCGCGCGCCCTGCACGGCGCGCAGTCGACGATGACGCAGACCGGCATGGTCATGGGCACCCCGCAGTACCTCTCGCCCGAGCAGGCGCTGGGCAAGGCCGTCGACCACCGGTCCGATCTGTACGCCACGGGCTGTCTGCTGTACGAACTGCTCGCCATGCGGCCCCCGTTCACCGGCGAGACCCCGCTCTCGGTCGTCTACCAGCATGTCCAGGACATCCCGGTCCCGCCGTCCGAGGTCTCGGACGTGGTGCCGCCGGAGCTCGACGGACTGGTCATGCGCTCGCTCGCGAAGGACCCGGACGACCGGTTCCAGAGCGCGGAGGAGATGCGCGGTCTGGTCCAGTACGCCCTGCAGATGCTGCAGCAGCAGGGCAGTCACACGGGTGCCTGGAACACCGGGCCCGTCGGGATGCACGAAGGCGCTCTCACGCCCGCCATGGGCGTCACCGGGCCGACCGCGATGATGGGTCACCCGGTCCACGGCGAGACCTCGCAGGGCCCCATCCTGCCGCCGATGAACCCGGACGACGGCGGGTACGACGGTGGCCACCGCAACGGCAGGGGCGGCCGCGGGAAGATGTGGCTGTTCGCCGTGTTCGCCATGATCGCCATAGCGGCGGGTGTCGCCTTCGCGCTGGACAAGGCGAAGGACCCCGGCACGAAGCCGAAGGACGAGACATCGGTCTCCGAGACTCCTGCGAAGCCGGACGAGACGCCGACGCCGAGCGACGAGGAGACCGAGCCGAGCGAGCAGCCGGACCCCACGGACGACGGCCAGAAGCCGTCGTACACGCCGTCCTACACGCCGTCGTACACGCCCTCGTACACGCCGAGCGATCCGCCGACGCCGACGGACGACCCGACGACGGCCGATCCCACGGAGCCGACCGGCGACCCGACGGACGACCCGACGACGGCCGATCCCACGGAGCCGACCGGCGACCCGACGGGCGACCCGGCAGATCCGGGCGGCAACCTCTGA
- a CDS encoding phosphotransferase produces the protein MPRSSATAPPVGDLLRRYEDTGDPLSCQPVHLGLLNRGYRLSTTRGAYFLKHHLDGDREAIARQHRATQRLQTLGVPVAPPVEDAHGDTVAVIGGRCYALHPWIDGRHRDGAQLTTVQSRRLGSLLGLVHTCLERVMEVDPAGRREYESADPEETFTLIDELLGLARRAKPRDSFDTLAVHRLLERRALLERHADRRPPPGSAGGWVHGDFHPLNLLYRGAEPAAIVDWDRLGVQPRAEEAVRAAAIFFVQPAGELELAKVRAYARAYRRAAGADAEELTAAVHRVWWERLNDFWILRWRYQLHDRRADPQFPAASALVVWWTREYEAVCEAFAG, from the coding sequence GTGCCGCGCTCATCTGCTACTGCCCCACCCGTCGGTGATTTGCTTCGCCGCTACGAGGACACGGGCGACCCGCTCTCCTGCCAGCCCGTCCACCTCGGCCTCCTCAATCGCGGCTACCGGCTCTCCACCACCCGCGGCGCCTACTTCCTCAAGCACCATCTCGACGGCGACCGCGAGGCCATCGCGCGCCAGCACCGCGCCACCCAGCGACTCCAGACGCTCGGCGTCCCGGTCGCCCCACCGGTCGAGGACGCGCACGGCGACACGGTGGCGGTGATCGGCGGGCGGTGTTACGCCCTGCACCCCTGGATCGACGGCAGGCACCGCGACGGGGCCCAGCTGACGACGGTCCAGTCGCGGCGCCTCGGCTCGCTGCTCGGGCTCGTCCACACCTGTCTGGAGCGGGTCATGGAGGTGGACCCCGCCGGGCGGCGTGAGTACGAGAGCGCGGACCCCGAGGAGACCTTCACGCTCATCGACGAACTGCTGGGTCTTGCCCGCAGGGCCAAGCCCAGGGACTCGTTCGACACCCTGGCCGTACACCGGCTCCTGGAGCGGCGCGCGCTGCTGGAGCGCCACGCGGACCGCAGACCACCGCCGGGCTCCGCCGGGGGCTGGGTGCACGGCGACTTCCACCCGCTGAATCTGCTCTACCGCGGGGCGGAGCCGGCCGCGATCGTCGACTGGGACCGGCTGGGCGTGCAGCCGCGCGCGGAGGAGGCGGTGCGGGCGGCGGCGATCTTCTTCGTCCAGCCGGCCGGGGAGCTGGAGCTGGCCAAGGTACGTGCCTATGCGCGGGCCTACCGCCGTGCGGCGGGGGCGGACGCGGAGGAACTGACGGCGGCGGTGCACCGGGTGTGGTGGGAGCGGCTCAACGACTTCTGGATACTGCGCTGGCGCTACCAGCTGCACGACCGAAGGGCCGACCCGCAGTTTCCTGCGGCGTCGGCCCTGGTGGTGTGGTGGACGAGGGAGTACGAGGCGGTGTGCGAGGCGTTCGCCGGGTGA
- a CDS encoding response regulator transcription factor has translation MRKDGKITVFLLDDLEIARRGVRELLSAEDGIEVVGESGTAADALVRIPATRPDVAVLDVRLPDGSGVQVCREIRSRNENIKCLMLTSFADDEALFDAIMAGASGYALKAIRGSELLTAVRDVAAGRSLLDPAAVARVRERLRLRGGSNSRSDDRLDDRLDDKPSDLTEQERRILDLIGEGLTDRAIGERLHLAERTIKNCVSGLLCKLGREQRSEAAAYGGRMQAERPHP, from the coding sequence GTGCGCAAAGACGGAAAAATCACGGTATTTCTGTTGGATGACCTTGAGATTGCGCGGCGCGGTGTCCGTGAGCTGCTCTCGGCCGAGGACGGCATCGAGGTCGTCGGCGAGTCAGGTACGGCGGCAGATGCCCTGGTCAGGATCCCTGCCACCCGCCCCGACGTCGCCGTGCTGGATGTCCGGCTGCCGGACGGCAGCGGCGTGCAGGTCTGTCGCGAGATCCGTTCCCGGAACGAGAACATCAAGTGTTTGATGCTCACCTCGTTCGCCGACGACGAGGCGCTTTTCGACGCGATCATGGCCGGCGCCTCGGGATATGCGCTCAAAGCGATCCGCGGCAGTGAGCTGCTGACAGCGGTACGGGACGTGGCGGCGGGCAGGTCGCTGCTGGACCCGGCGGCCGTCGCCCGCGTACGGGAGCGGTTGCGGTTGCGCGGCGGAAGCAACTCCAGGAGCGACGACAGACTGGACGACAGACTGGACGACAAACCGTCGGACCTGACCGAGCAGGAGCGCAGGATCCTGGACCTGATCGGGGAGGGACTGACCGACCGCGCCATCGGCGAGCGGCTGCATCTGGCCGAGAGAACGATCAAGAACTGTGTCTCCGGCCTGCTCTGCAAGCTGGGCAGGGAACAGCGCTCGGAGGCCGCCGCGTACGGGGGCAGGATGCAGGCGGAGCGTCCGCACCCCTGA
- the pdhA gene encoding pyruvate dehydrogenase (acetyl-transferring) E1 component subunit alpha: protein MTVESTAARKPRRSTKRVSAAKKPQSSEPQLVQLLTPEGERVEHPEYEIDLTPDELRGLYRDMVLTRRFDAEATALQRQGELGLWASLLGQEAAQIGSGRALRDDDYVFPTYREHGVAWCRGVDPTNLLGMFRGVNHGGWDPTTNNFHLYTIVIGSQTLHATGYAMGVAKDGADSAVIAYFGDGASSQGDVAESFTFSAVYNAPVVFFCQNNQWAISEPTERQTRVPLYQRAQGFGFPGVRVDGNDVLACLAVTRSALERARRGEGPTLIEAFTYRMGAHTTSDDPTKYRHDDERVAWEAKDPILRLRTYLQNEGHADEAYFTALDEESDQLAKRVREAVRAMPDPDHMAIFDNVYADGHALVDEERAQFAAYQASFAEEGN from the coding sequence GTGACCGTGGAGAGCACTGCCGCGCGCAAACCGCGACGCAGCACCAAGCGCGTCAGCGCCGCGAAAAAGCCGCAGAGTTCCGAGCCCCAGCTCGTACAGCTGCTGACGCCCGAGGGTGAGCGCGTCGAGCACCCCGAGTACGAGATCGACCTGACGCCGGACGAGCTGCGCGGGCTGTACCGGGACATGGTCCTGACCCGCCGTTTCGACGCCGAGGCCACCGCCCTCCAGCGCCAGGGCGAGCTCGGACTGTGGGCGTCGCTGCTGGGCCAGGAGGCCGCACAGATCGGCTCGGGCCGCGCACTGCGCGACGACGACTATGTCTTCCCGACCTACCGCGAGCACGGCGTCGCCTGGTGCCGCGGCGTCGACCCGACCAATCTGCTCGGGATGTTCCGCGGTGTGAACCACGGCGGCTGGGACCCGACCACCAACAACTTCCACCTCTACACGATCGTCATCGGCTCGCAGACCCTGCACGCCACCGGCTACGCGATGGGCGTGGCCAAGGACGGCGCGGACTCGGCCGTCATCGCCTACTTCGGCGACGGCGCGTCCAGCCAGGGCGATGTCGCCGAATCGTTCACCTTCTCCGCGGTCTACAACGCCCCGGTCGTCTTCTTCTGCCAGAACAACCAGTGGGCCATCTCCGAGCCGACCGAGAGGCAGACCCGGGTGCCGCTGTACCAGCGCGCGCAGGGCTTCGGCTTCCCCGGCGTCCGGGTCGACGGCAATGACGTACTCGCCTGCCTGGCCGTGACCCGGTCGGCGCTGGAGCGGGCGCGCCGCGGCGAGGGCCCGACCCTGATCGAGGCGTTCACCTACCGGATGGGCGCGCACACCACCTCGGACGACCCCACCAAGTACCGGCACGACGACGAGCGGGTGGCCTGGGAGGCCAAGGACCCGATCCTGCGGCTGCGTACGTACCTGCAGAACGAGGGGCACGCCGACGAGGCGTACTTCACCGCTCTGGACGAGGAGAGCGACCAGCTCGCCAAGCGGGTGCGCGAGGCGGTGCGGGCCATGCCCGACCCGGATCACATGGCGATCTTCGACAACGTCTACGCCGACGGGCACGCCCTCGTCGACGAGGAGCGCGCACAGTTCGCCGCGTACCAGGCGTCCTTCGCCGAGGAGGGCAACTAA
- a CDS encoding alpha-ketoacid dehydrogenase subunit beta, producing MAVQKLPLAKALNESLRKALDTDPKVLIMGEDVGKLGGVFRVTDGLQKDFGEDRVIDTPLAESGIVGTAIGLALRGYRPVVEIQFDGFVFPAYDQIVTQLAKMHARALGKIKMPVVIRIPYGGGIGAVEHHSESPEALFAHVPGLKVISPSNSSDAYWMLQQAIQSDDPVIFFEPKRRYWDKSDVDVEAIPGPLHKARVAQVGSDITLAAYGPMVKVCVEAAAAAAEEGKSVEVLDLRSMSPIDFDTIQTSVEKTGRLIVVHEAPVFYGSGAEIAARITERCFYHLEAPVLRVGGYHAPYPPARLEEEYLPGLDRVLDAVDRSLAY from the coding sequence ATGGCCGTACAGAAACTCCCCCTCGCCAAGGCGCTCAACGAGTCGCTGCGCAAGGCCCTCGACACCGACCCCAAGGTCCTGATCATGGGTGAGGACGTCGGCAAGCTCGGCGGCGTCTTCCGTGTCACCGACGGACTGCAGAAGGACTTCGGCGAGGACCGTGTCATCGACACCCCGCTCGCCGAGTCCGGCATCGTCGGCACGGCGATCGGCCTGGCGCTGCGCGGCTACCGGCCCGTCGTGGAGATCCAGTTCGACGGTTTCGTCTTCCCCGCGTACGACCAGATCGTCACGCAGCTCGCGAAGATGCACGCCCGCGCGCTCGGCAAGATCAAGATGCCGGTCGTCATCCGTATCCCGTATGGCGGCGGCATCGGCGCGGTCGAGCACCACAGTGAGTCCCCCGAGGCGCTCTTCGCGCACGTCCCGGGCCTCAAGGTGATCTCGCCGTCCAACTCCTCCGACGCGTACTGGATGCTCCAGCAGGCCATCCAGAGCGACGACCCGGTGATCTTCTTCGAGCCGAAGCGGCGCTACTGGGACAAGAGCGATGTCGATGTCGAGGCGATTCCCGGGCCGCTGCACAAGGCCCGTGTCGCCCAGGTCGGCTCCGACATCACCCTCGCCGCCTACGGACCGATGGTGAAGGTCTGTGTCGAGGCGGCGGCCGCGGCCGCCGAGGAGGGCAAGTCGGTGGAGGTCCTCGACCTGCGCTCGATGTCCCCGATCGACTTCGACACCATCCAGACGTCGGTGGAGAAGACGGGCCGGCTGATCGTGGTCCACGAGGCCCCGGTCTTCTACGGCTCCGGTGCGGAGATCGCCGCTCGCATCACGGAGCGGTGCTTCTACCACCTGGAGGCCCCGGTGCTGAGGGTCGGCGGCTACCACGCGCCGTACCCGCCGGCGCGGCTCGAGGAGGAGTACCTTCCGGGTCTGGACCGGGTGCTGGACGCCGTCGACCGCTCGCTCGCGTACTGA
- a CDS encoding dihydrolipoamide acetyltransferase family protein → MTADTSLRFREFKMPDVGEGLTEAEILKWYVQPGDTVTDGQVVCEVETAKAAVELPIPYDGVVHELRFEEGTTVDVGTSIITIDVAPGSGDAAPAAAPVAASAAAPVAEAAAAPAAQEEAKPQGRTPVLVGYGVAETSTKRRPRKGAAGTSVPGQAAPATVTAVIQAEMNGHGGTAPRPLAKPPVRKLAKDLGVNLADIVPTGPDGVITREDVHAAVAPAAAPAPVRPEPVAEAPVSAPVAAGARETRIPIKGVRKATAAAMVGSAFTAPHVTEFITLDVTRTMKLVEELKADKDMAGLRVNPLLLIAKALLVAIKRNPQVNAAWDEANQEIVLKEYVNLGIAAATPRGLIVPNIKDAHTRTLPELAAALGELVATAREGKTTPAAMQGGTVTITNVGVFGVDTGTPILNPGESAILAVGAIKLQPWVHKGKVKPRQVTTLALSFDHRLVDGELGSKVLADVAAILEQPKRLITWA, encoded by the coding sequence ATGACTGCAGACACTTCCCTTCGCTTCCGCGAGTTCAAGATGCCCGACGTGGGCGAGGGACTCACCGAGGCCGAAATCCTCAAGTGGTACGTCCAGCCGGGCGACACGGTGACCGACGGCCAGGTCGTGTGCGAGGTCGAGACGGCGAAGGCGGCCGTCGAGCTGCCGATCCCGTACGACGGCGTGGTGCACGAGCTGCGCTTCGAGGAGGGCACGACCGTCGACGTCGGCACATCGATCATCACGATCGATGTGGCGCCGGGCAGCGGTGACGCGGCTCCCGCGGCGGCTCCTGTTGCTGCTTCTGCCGCTGCTCCGGTGGCCGAGGCGGCGGCCGCGCCCGCAGCCCAGGAGGAGGCCAAGCCGCAGGGCCGTACGCCCGTCCTCGTCGGCTACGGCGTCGCCGAGACCTCCACCAAGCGCCGCCCCCGCAAGGGCGCTGCGGGCACCTCCGTCCCGGGGCAGGCCGCGCCCGCCACCGTGACCGCCGTGATCCAGGCCGAGATGAACGGCCACGGCGGTACGGCTCCGCGCCCGCTGGCGAAGCCGCCCGTACGCAAGCTGGCCAAGGACCTCGGCGTCAATCTGGCGGACATCGTCCCGACCGGTCCCGACGGCGTGATCACCCGCGAGGACGTGCACGCGGCGGTGGCTCCGGCCGCTGCCCCGGCGCCCGTCCGCCCGGAGCCCGTGGCCGAGGCACCCGTGTCCGCGCCCGTCGCGGCCGGGGCGCGGGAGACCCGTATCCCCATCAAGGGCGTACGCAAGGCCACCGCTGCCGCGATGGTGGGCAGCGCCTTCACCGCGCCGCATGTCACCGAGTTCATCACGCTCGATGTGACGCGGACGATGAAGCTGGTCGAGGAACTCAAGGCCGACAAGGACATGGCGGGGCTGCGGGTCAATCCGCTGCTGCTGATCGCCAAGGCGCTGCTGGTCGCCATCAAGCGCAACCCGCAGGTCAACGCCGCCTGGGACGAGGCCAATCAGGAGATCGTGCTCAAGGAGTACGTCAACCTGGGGATCGCGGCCGCCACCCCGCGCGGTCTGATCGTCCCGAACATCAAGGACGCGCACACCAGGACGCTGCCCGAGCTGGCCGCCGCACTGGGTGAGCTGGTCGCCACGGCCCGGGAGGGCAAGACGACTCCGGCGGCGATGCAGGGCGGCACGGTGACCATCACCAACGTCGGCGTCTTCGGCGTCGACACCGGTACGCCCATCCTGAACCCCGGCGAGTCGGCGATCCTCGCGGTCGGCGCGATCAAGCTCCAGCCGTGGGTCCACAAGGGCAAGGTGAAGCCGCGCCAGGTCACCACGCTCGCGCTCTCCTTCGACCACAGGCTGGTCGACGGCGAGCTCGGCTCCAAGGTGCTGGCGGATGTCGCGGCGATTCTGGAGCAGCCCAAGCGGCTGATCACCTGGGCCTAG
- a CDS encoding D-alanyl-D-alanine carboxypeptidase family protein, translating into MRTGIKGMRRAVTATVTLTAGAVLAGGAFAGQAQAAAPPTPTIVAKGGYVMNNGTGASLFAKAADTRRSTGSTTKIMTAKVVLSQKNLNLDSKVTIQKAYSDYIVDKGYVSSAKLIVGDKVTVRQLLYGLMLPSGCDAAYALADKFGTGSTRAARVKSFIGKMNTAAKDLGLKNTHFDSFDGVGNGANYSTPRDLTKIASSAMKNSTFRTVVKTRTTTQKVTTKTGGYRNMSWTNTNKLLGTYSGALGVKTGSGPEAKYCLVFAATRNNKTVIGTVLASTSEANRTADAKKLMDYGFKK; encoded by the coding sequence TTGAGAACAGGAATCAAGGGCATGCGTCGCGCTGTCACCGCGACGGTGACCCTCACCGCGGGCGCGGTCCTCGCGGGCGGCGCGTTCGCCGGCCAGGCGCAGGCTGCCGCGCCACCGACGCCCACGATCGTCGCCAAGGGCGGCTACGTGATGAACAACGGCACCGGGGCGTCCCTCTTCGCCAAGGCCGCTGACACCCGCCGCTCCACCGGTTCCACCACCAAGATCATGACGGCGAAGGTGGTGCTGTCGCAGAAGAACCTCAACCTGGACTCGAAGGTCACGATCCAGAAGGCGTACAGCGACTACATCGTCGACAAGGGCTACGTCTCGTCGGCCAAGCTGATCGTCGGCGACAAGGTCACCGTCCGCCAGTTGCTCTACGGTCTGATGCTGCCGTCCGGCTGCGACGCCGCGTACGCGCTCGCCGACAAGTTCGGCACCGGCTCCACGCGCGCGGCCCGGGTGAAGTCGTTCATCGGCAAGATGAACACCGCCGCCAAGGACCTCGGTCTGAAGAACACGCACTTCGACTCGTTCGACGGCGTCGGGAACGGCGCGAACTACTCGACACCGCGCGACCTGACGAAGATCGCCAGCAGCGCGATGAAGAACTCCACGTTCCGCACCGTCGTGAAGACCAGGACGACGACGCAGAAGGTCACCACGAAGACCGGCGGCTACCGGAACATGTCGTGGACCAACACGAACAAGCTCCTCGGCACCTACAGCGGCGCGCTCGGCGTGAAGACCGGCTCCGGCCCCGAGGCCAAGTACTGCCTGGTCTTCGCCGCGACCCGCAACAACAAGACGGTCATCGGCACGGTCCTGGCCTCGACGTCGGAGGCCAACCGGACGGCGGACGCGAAGAAGCTCATGGACTACGGCTTCAAGAAGTAG
- a CDS encoding GntR family transcriptional regulator, with protein MPAAPLKQPPAADRVYMHIKQGVLDRHYEGGTLLTEGELAEAVGVSRTPVREALLKLEVEGLIKLYPKKGALVLAVSAQEIADVVETRLLVEEFAVRRAVPAPARLVERLEELLEEQKRRADAGDLAAVAVTDRCFHAEIVKNAGNEILSRLYDQMRDRQLRMGVAVMQSQPDRVAKNITEHAEILERIRAGDAEGAAACVRGHLSWVKVLVRGEAR; from the coding sequence ATGCCTGCCGCCCCGCTGAAACAGCCCCCTGCCGCCGACCGCGTCTACATGCACATCAAGCAGGGCGTGCTGGACCGCCATTACGAGGGCGGGACGCTGCTCACCGAGGGCGAACTCGCCGAAGCAGTCGGCGTATCCCGCACTCCCGTGCGCGAGGCGCTGCTGAAACTCGAGGTCGAGGGGCTGATCAAGCTCTACCCGAAGAAGGGCGCGCTCGTGCTCGCCGTCTCCGCGCAGGAGATCGCGGACGTGGTGGAGACCCGGCTGCTGGTCGAGGAGTTCGCGGTCCGCAGGGCGGTACCCGCGCCGGCCCGGCTGGTCGAGCGGCTCGAGGAGCTGCTGGAGGAGCAGAAGCGGCGCGCTGACGCCGGCGACCTGGCTGCCGTCGCCGTCACGGACCGCTGTTTCCATGCGGAGATCGTGAAGAACGCGGGCAACGAGATCCTCTCCAGGCTCTACGACCAGATGCGCGACCGCCAGCTTCGGATGGGCGTCGCCGTCATGCAGTCCCAGCCGGACCGGGTCGCCAAGAACATCACCGAGCACGCCGAGATCCTCGAGAGGATCAGAGCGGGCGACGCGGAAGGCGCCGCGGCATGTGTGCGCGGACATCTGAGCTGGGTCAAGGTGCTGGTCAGGGGTGAGGCCAGGTGA